Proteins found in one Ptychodera flava strain L36383 chromosome 16, AS_Pfla_20210202, whole genome shotgun sequence genomic segment:
- the LOC139152506 gene encoding uncharacterized protein isoform X1: protein MSSQAQGQLPVPQVVDAHQQPTVYIQAAVLEGSLVRNFPHKASSGFGLCQIIFGIILMLLGTITIFAGIILAVFGTPIWCGAFIIVTGSLGIVASRRKTKQMIIATLTCCIIATVLSGGLVLPMSLTIAVSAGLDGEYIAACVLGAITTLVALAEFVIAIIHSVVCCRAVCCKQQMIPGNQIYYRAQGQQDAPVQPMTTSGGAQRTMFLMPTGVPLTDQSAGYQGPPSDQFQSDNPQGQYPQGQLNISSEQIVYSEQLPSMDLKSSR from the exons ATGAGCTCACAAGCGCAAGGCCAACTACCAGTGCCTCAGGTAGTGGACGCACATCAACAACCAACTGTCTACATACAAGCAGCTGTACTTGAAGGCTCTTTGGTGCGAAACTTCCCCCACAAAGCTTCCTCCGGCTTTGGACTTTGTCAGATAATATTTGGCATAATATTGATGCTTCTTGGGACCATAACCATTTTCGCGGGTATAATTTTAGCAGTTTTTGGAACTCCAATATGGTGTGGAGCATTT ATTATCGTAACTGGCTCATTAGGTATCGTAGCTTCACGGCGTAAAACCAAGCAGATG ATCATCGCCACACTCACGTGTTGTATCATAGCAACGGTCCTTAGTGGTGGCCTTGTTTTACCAATGTCACTGACCATAGCGGTCTCCGCAGGTCTAGATGGGGAA TATATTGCAGCGTGCGTACTTGGTGCTATTACGACTTTAGTAGCACTTGCAGAGTTTGTCATCGCCATAATCCATTCTGTGGTTTGCTGCCGGGCTGTCTGCTGCAAACAACAAATGATACCG GGGAATCAGATTTACTACCGAGCTCAAGGACAACAAGATGCCCCCGTGCAACCAATGACCACCTCTGGTGGAGCTCAAAGAACAATGTTTTTGATGCCAACTGGTGTACCTTTAACAGATCAAAGTGCAG GTTACCAAGGACCCCCATCAGATCAATTTCAATCGGACAACCCACAGGGACAATATCCACAGGGCCAACTGAACATCTCATCAGAACAAATCGTGTATTCAGAGCAACTTCCAAGCATGGACTTAAAATCGAGTCGCTAA
- the LOC139152506 gene encoding membrane-spanning 4-domains subfamily A member 4D-like isoform X2 — protein sequence MSSQAQGQLPVPQVVDAHQQPTVYIQAAVLEGSLVRNFPHKASSGFGLCQIIFGIILMLLGTITIFAGIILAVFGTPIWCGAFIIVTGSLGIVASRRKTKQMIIATLTCCIIATVLSGGLVLPMSLTIAVSAGLDGEYIAACVLGAITTLVALAEFVIAIIHSVVCCRAVCCKQQMIPIYYRAQGQQDAPVQPMTTSGGAQRTMFLMPTGVPLTDQSAGYQGPPSDQFQSDNPQGQYPQGQLNISSEQIVYSEQLPSMDLKSSR from the exons ATGAGCTCACAAGCGCAAGGCCAACTACCAGTGCCTCAGGTAGTGGACGCACATCAACAACCAACTGTCTACATACAAGCAGCTGTACTTGAAGGCTCTTTGGTGCGAAACTTCCCCCACAAAGCTTCCTCCGGCTTTGGACTTTGTCAGATAATATTTGGCATAATATTGATGCTTCTTGGGACCATAACCATTTTCGCGGGTATAATTTTAGCAGTTTTTGGAACTCCAATATGGTGTGGAGCATTT ATTATCGTAACTGGCTCATTAGGTATCGTAGCTTCACGGCGTAAAACCAAGCAGATG ATCATCGCCACACTCACGTGTTGTATCATAGCAACGGTCCTTAGTGGTGGCCTTGTTTTACCAATGTCACTGACCATAGCGGTCTCCGCAGGTCTAGATGGGGAA TATATTGCAGCGTGCGTACTTGGTGCTATTACGACTTTAGTAGCACTTGCAGAGTTTGTCATCGCCATAATCCATTCTGTGGTTTGCTGCCGGGCTGTCTGCTGCAAACAACAAATGATACCG ATTTACTACCGAGCTCAAGGACAACAAGATGCCCCCGTGCAACCAATGACCACCTCTGGTGGAGCTCAAAGAACAATGTTTTTGATGCCAACTGGTGTACCTTTAACAGATCAAAGTGCAG GTTACCAAGGACCCCCATCAGATCAATTTCAATCGGACAACCCACAGGGACAATATCCACAGGGCCAACTGAACATCTCATCAGAACAAATCGTGTATTCAGAGCAACTTCCAAGCATGGACTTAAAATCGAGTCGCTAA